One Ahaetulla prasina isolate Xishuangbanna chromosome 1, ASM2864084v1, whole genome shotgun sequence DNA window includes the following coding sequences:
- the NHLRC3 gene encoding NHL repeat-containing protein 3 isoform X2 translates to MGAPYHSRVRLFAGLGGAGLFLLLIVLYRVGSELEVLNHWTTYSLWQIQKPLYKLDLEWPKFSEEFTGQTFCVAVDHLQGLVYVGQFQLLLDAGKYGHTVKQYSPLGELLRVIGTPGTAGSDTDPLQFDQPAEVFVESTGNIYIVDGDGGLNNRLLKLTEDLKILWLRGENGTAPTQFRIPHSVTVDSVGRVWVADRANWRIQVFEKNTGEWLGSWENCFTEDGPYSVRFTPDQQYIIVAHLNVNKISILAAPPVGLIGNCIVVDTIQLAREVKPHLLDVSLRTGAIYVAEIGAEQVQKYVPLD, encoded by the exons ATGGGGGCTCCATATCATTCTCGGGTGCGGTTGTTTGCAGGACTCGGAGGGGCTGGTTTGTTCCTGTTGTTAATAGTCCTGTATAGAGTCGGGTCCGAGTTAGAG GTGTTAAATCACTGGACTACTTATTCATTGTGGCAGATACAGAAACCACTCTACAAGCTTGATCTAGAGTGGCCAAAGTTTTCAGAAGAATTTACTGGTCAAACATTTTGTGTTGCTGTTGATCATCTCCAGGGATTAGTCTACGTGGGACAG TTTCAACTTCTCCTTGATGCAGGAAAATATGGACACACAGTGAAACAGTACAGCCCTTTAGGTGAACTCCTTCGAGTCATAGGTACTCCAGGTACAGCAGGTTCGGATACAGACCCTCTACAGTTTGACCAGCCAGCAGAGGTTTTTGTGGAATCAACCGGAAACATTTACATTGTGGATGGAGATGGAGGACTAAATAACCGCTTGCTCAAATTGACAGAAG ACTTAAAGATTCTATGGCTACGTGGAGAAAATGGTACTGCTCCTACACAGTTCAGGATTCCACACAGTGTGACTGTGGATTCGGTTGGGCGG GTCTGGGTGGCAGACAGAGCCAATTGGAGAATCcaagtttttgaaaaaaatactggGGAATGGTTAGGATCTTGGGAAAACTGCTTCACAGAAGATGGCCCTTACTCTGTAAG GTTTACTCCTGATCAGCAATATATAATTGTGGCCCACCTAAATGTTAATAAGATTTCTATTTTGGCAGCCCCACCAGTAGGATTAATTGGGAATTGCATTGTAGTGGACACAATCCAGCTTGCAAGAGAAGTCAAGCCTCATCTTCTGGATGTCAGCTTACGTACTGGAGCCATATATGTGGCAGAAATTGGAGCTGAACAAGTACAGAAATATGTACCTTTGGACTAA
- the NHLRC3 gene encoding NHL repeat-containing protein 3 isoform X1, with product MGAPYHSRVRLFAGLGGAGLFLLLIVLYRVGSELEVLNHWTTYSLWQIQKPLYKLDLEWPKFSEEFTGQTFCVAVDHLQGLVYVGQRGNDDVPKVSVYSEEGYLVQTWKTATIEMPHGIFALSTPNGSSVWITDIGNGKYGHTVKQYSPLGELLRVIGTPGTAGSDTDPLQFDQPAEVFVESTGNIYIVDGDGGLNNRLLKLTEDLKILWLRGENGTAPTQFRIPHSVTVDSVGRVWVADRANWRIQVFEKNTGEWLGSWENCFTEDGPYSVRFTPDQQYIIVAHLNVNKISILAAPPVGLIGNCIVVDTIQLAREVKPHLLDVSLRTGAIYVAEIGAEQVQKYVPLD from the exons ATGGGGGCTCCATATCATTCTCGGGTGCGGTTGTTTGCAGGACTCGGAGGGGCTGGTTTGTTCCTGTTGTTAATAGTCCTGTATAGAGTCGGGTCCGAGTTAGAG GTGTTAAATCACTGGACTACTTATTCATTGTGGCAGATACAGAAACCACTCTACAAGCTTGATCTAGAGTGGCCAAAGTTTTCAGAAGAATTTACTGGTCAAACATTTTGTGTTGCTGTTGATCATCTCCAGGGATTAGTCTACGTGGGACAG AGAGGTAACGATGACGTGCCAAAGGTCTCGGTATACTCTGAGGAAGGCTATCTTGTACAAACATGGAAAACAGCCACCATTGAGATGCCCCATGGAATCTTTGCACTGAGCACCCCCAATGGAAGCTCTGTGTGGATTACAGATATAGGAAATG GAAAATATGGACACACAGTGAAACAGTACAGCCCTTTAGGTGAACTCCTTCGAGTCATAGGTACTCCAGGTACAGCAGGTTCGGATACAGACCCTCTACAGTTTGACCAGCCAGCAGAGGTTTTTGTGGAATCAACCGGAAACATTTACATTGTGGATGGAGATGGAGGACTAAATAACCGCTTGCTCAAATTGACAGAAG ACTTAAAGATTCTATGGCTACGTGGAGAAAATGGTACTGCTCCTACACAGTTCAGGATTCCACACAGTGTGACTGTGGATTCGGTTGGGCGG GTCTGGGTGGCAGACAGAGCCAATTGGAGAATCcaagtttttgaaaaaaatactggGGAATGGTTAGGATCTTGGGAAAACTGCTTCACAGAAGATGGCCCTTACTCTGTAAG GTTTACTCCTGATCAGCAATATATAATTGTGGCCCACCTAAATGTTAATAAGATTTCTATTTTGGCAGCCCCACCAGTAGGATTAATTGGGAATTGCATTGTAGTGGACACAATCCAGCTTGCAAGAGAAGTCAAGCCTCATCTTCTGGATGTCAGCTTACGTACTGGAGCCATATATGTGGCAGAAATTGGAGCTGAACAAGTACAGAAATATGTACCTTTGGACTAA